In Enoplosus armatus isolate fEnoArm2 chromosome 2, fEnoArm2.hap1, whole genome shotgun sequence, one DNA window encodes the following:
- the slc25a4 gene encoding ADP/ATP translocase 1: MSDAVVSFLKDFLAGGVAAAISKTAVAPIERVKLLLQVQHASKQITVETQYKGIIDCVVRIPKEQGFISFWRGNLANVIRYFPTQALNFAFKDKYKKIFLGGVDQKTQFWRYFAGNLASGGAAGATSLCFVYPLDFARTRLAADIGKGASEREFSGLGNCLSKIFKTDGIKGLYLGFNVSVQGIIIYRAAYFGCFDTAKGMLPDPKNTHIVVTWMIAQTVTAAAGIVSYPFDTVRRRMMMQSGRKGADIMYKGTIDCWRKILKDEGGKAFFKGAWSNVIRGMGGAFVLVLYDEIKKFT; this comes from the exons ATGTCGGACGCGGTGGTTAGTTTCCTGAAGGACTTTTTGGCTGGTGGCGTTGCCGCTGCCATCTCCAAAACAGCTGTAGCTCCCATTGAGAGAGTCAAGCTGTTGCTGCAG GTCCAGCATGCCAGCAAACAGATCACCGTAGAGACACAGTACAAGGGAATCATTGACTGTGTGGTAAGGATCCCAAAGGAACAGGGCTTCATTTCCTTCTGGAGAGGCAACCTGGCCAACGTGATCCGTTACTTCCCCACCCAAGCCCTCAACTTCGCTTTCAAAGACAAGTACAAGAAGATCTTCCTCGGCGGCGTGGatcaaaaaacacaattctgGCGTTACTTCGCTGGCAATCTAGCATCTGGCGGTGCCGCTGGTGCGACTTCGCTCTGCTTCGTCTATCCCCTCGACTTCGCCAGAACAAGACTCGCCGCCGACATCGGCAAGGGCGCGAGTGAGCGAGAGTTCAGCGGTCTCGGAAACTGCCTCAGCAAGATCTTCAAAACCGATGGCATCAAGGGTCTTTACCTCGGATTCAACGTGTCAGTGCAGGGCATCATCATCTACAGAGCGGCCTACTTCGGATGCTTCGACACAGCTAAAG GTATGCTGCCAGATCCCAAGAACACGCACATCGTGGTAACCTGGATGATCGCCCAgactgtcactgctgcagccGGTATTGTCTCATACCCCTTCGACACCGTCAGACGTCGTATGATGATGCAGTCTGGACGCAAAGGAG CTGACATCATGTACAAGGGCACAATCGACTGCTGGAGGAAGATCCTTAAAGACGAGGGAGGAAAAGCCTTCTTCAAGGGTGCCTGGTCCAACGTGATCAGAGGCATGGGTGGTGCCTTTGTGTTGGTGCTGTACGACGAGATCAAGAAGTTCACATAA